Below is a genomic region from Bifidobacterium crudilactis.
GAAACTTTGCGTGACGAGCTTTTAATGAACAAAAGAAACCCCTTCAAATCAGTATTCACACAGTACTGCCCAAAAAAATGAATACCGTGTAGTATTCCCCCGTTTTTAGAATAGCGGGTAGCCTGTGGCCTGTCAAAAGCCGTAACACGCCACATATCCCGCGCCCATACGACAACGAGGAGACCCGCTATGGGCGTTTCCTCGCGCTCTAAGACCTGGTAACGATTGAGAAATTCACCAACACCTCACACGTTTCTGCGTCTGAAACGAGGCCAGCACCACTGTCGCCTTCGCAAGGTCCGTAGTATCCCGGACTTCCTGAATCCCGGCAGAAACTGATGAAATCACCACGCAGCTCCTGCACGAACAGCGACATCACGGTCGGTTAGGAATTATCCAAGACCGTGTCTACCGCTGAATTTCGGCTGTAAAGTACTTGCGCAACGCCTGAGCCGTGAACGAATTACCGTGCATAAGCAGTTGTTCCGGCGGGCCTTCAAAGAGGACGTGCCCGCCGTCTGCCCCCCGCACCTGGTCCGACATCGACAATCCAGTCGGCCTGCCCGATGAATCTGAGATTGTGTTCTATGACGACGATGGTGACCGACCTGTTGACAATCAAGGACTTGAGCAGGTCGATGATCTGCTGGATGTTTGATTCGTGCAACCCGCTGGTGGGCTCGTCCAGAACCAGCAGCTTCGTGCTCTCGTTCATGAGGAACTTGGCCAGTTTCAGACGTTGCAGCTCACCACCCGAGAGGGTGTCCAGCGACTGCCCGATTGACAGATATGCGAGTCCGACCTCTTGCAGATGGCGCATGGCCGGCCCCAGTGATCTGGAATACAGTCGCTGAGCCTCTTGCGCCGTCAAGGCAAGGGCCTGCGCGATATTCAGCCCATGGTGACGATACCGTAATGCCTGTTTGGAGTATCGCGTTCCGTTGCAGTCTTCGCACACCGCCGAAGTGTCGGCCAGATAAGCGAGGTCTAGCGTAATCACGCCCTTGCCCTTGCAAGTGGGGCATCTTCCTTCACCGTTGTATGAGAACAACGAGGGGTCTTGATTCGTGGCGCTTGCGAAATCGGAACGCAAGGCGTCGAAAACGCCCAGATAGGTGAGGAGATTCGAGCGGTGGGTCGTATGGATGGGTCGTTGATCCAGCAGTATTCCTTGCTGCTGTTTGAGCAAACCTTCCGACACCAAGGTGCTTTTCCCTGAACCGGCGACGCCGGTTATCACGCTTAGCGCGTTCCTCGGAATTCTGGCGGAGACATTGACGAGATTATGTCTGGTGACGTTCTCGATTTCAATGAATTCACCATCTGCCGTCGAGCCTTGAGTCATCGTCCCGCGATTTCGCAGAGCATGGCCGGTTCCGGTGTCGCTGCCCAGCAGCCCAGAGTATGTACCTTGGAACGTTACCGTTCCCCCGTGGCTCCCTCCTCCGGGCCCCATATCGATGACATGGTCGGCGATGTTGATGAGCTCCGGGTCGTGATCGACCATAACGAGAGTATTTCCCTTATCTCGCAACCCTTGGAATATTTGCGCCACACTCACGAGATCATGCGGATGAAGACCCACACTGGGTTCATCGAAGATATACAGCACATCGCTCAAGGGGCTGTTGAGATAGTTGGCCAGCTTGAGACGCTGCGCCTCGCCGCCGGAAAGCGTTGTCGTCACCCTATCCAGACTGAGATAGCCCAATCCCACCTTGACGAGATTATCTATCTTTGCGGTTATCTCCTTGACTATCACCGCCGATGAGCCGGCATCGATTCCGCTCATCCACTCATGAAGCTGCCGAATGCTCATCGAACTGCACTCCGCAATGCTCGTTCCCTTGATTTTCGCGGAAAGCGCCTGCTCATTCAACCTCGTTCCCTTGCACGACGGGCATATTCCGGTCTGCGTGATTCGCATGATGTCATGCTCGTAGGTGCTTGAGTCCCGATTCATGATTGCCTCAATCCTCGGAATGAGACCTTCGTAGCTTGCGCTTTTATGCCATTGCGCCGACGGGTGCGCCGGTTTCTGCCGCTTCCCGTACAGCAGGAGCTCCAAGGTAGCAGCAGGCCAATCTTCGACCGGCATGTCATTGTCGAAGAAACCGGATTCCGTGTATCTCGTCAGTCTCCAACCCCCGGGTTGAAAGGTTGGGAAACGGATGGCCCCTTCCTTCAGGGTTTTAGACATGTCAAGAAGAGATTTCGGGACGATGGTTCTCGTAAAACCAAGACCCTGACACGTCGTGCACATCCCCGACGGGGTATTGAAGGAATACGCCATCGAATATCCGATGAAGGGTTTGGCGATACGGGAGAACAGCAGACGCAGTGCGGTGTATAGGTCGCTATACGTTCCCACGGTGGAACGTGCGTTTCCGCTGAGCTGTTGCTGACCGACCACCAGGGAAAAGGGCACATTATCTATCCGTCCGACCGTCGGTGCAGGATATTTCGGCAACAGTTGCTGAACATAGGCACTGTATGCCTTGTTCACGTTCCTCTGCGATTCCGCGGCGAGAGTCGAGAACACCAGCGAGGATTTTCCCGACCCTGATACACCCGTGACCGCCGTGATTCTGTGCTTGGGAATGCGCACTGTGACATTCTTGAGATTGTTCGTACAGGCATTCTCGACAACGATATCGTGACTGCTCATTTGGCAGACCTGCGATTGCGAAGCGCTGTCACAAGCTTTTGCGACATTTTTTCGAACTGTACCTGCTCACTTGCCGTCCACACCGATCTCGCGACATCGGCCAGTTCCTGATGTTGACGATCGACGTTGCTAATGAAAGCCTGGCCGGAAGCAGACAGGTTTGTCTGCAGTTCTCGTCGGTCACCCGTGCCCGGCACCTGATCGACGTAGCCAAGCGATTTCAGCTCGCCAAGATTCTTGGACAGTTTTGAACGCGTGATTCCCAAACGCTGACTCAATGCGGAAGGTAGAACCGAGCCCTCCGTCAATGCGAACATGATGTCGTATTGCAACCACGTTATGCCTTGCGGATTCACACGATTTCTCTCGGCCACGAATTCGCATTGCAACAGCATGAGAGCCGAGTTGAAGGAAGCGGAAGACCCGTCATTTGATTTCATATTGGAAACTATATCATAAATGAAACTATAATGAATCATCATATTGACAGGCTCGCCCCAGATGCCCGACCTTCACGCTGCGGCAAGTCAATATGCACGGAACCGCCCTCCGCTCCGATCGATACAACTCAATCACGGAAACTCGGATGGTTCTTCGTCAGTGGCCTCAACATGACCGAATACCAGTGCGCGGTGCCTGTCGTACCGTTTCGCAGCGCAGGAACAGGCCAGCACAAGGAGAGGCCCACCACCCCACAATCGGAGTGGCGGGCCTCAACGCGAAAGGCATTCGTGATCCTACCGCGTTCAAGACGTGGGCAGTGTCTCGTCATGCTC
It encodes:
- a CDS encoding ATP-binding cassette domain-containing protein, which produces MSSHDIVVENACTNNLKNVTVRIPKHRITAVTGVSGSGKSSLVFSTLAAESQRNVNKAYSAYVQQLLPKYPAPTVGRIDNVPFSLVVGQQQLSGNARSTVGTYSDLYTALRLLFSRIAKPFIGYSMAYSFNTPSGMCTTCQGLGFTRTIVPKSLLDMSKTLKEGAIRFPTFQPGGWRLTRYTESGFFDNDMPVEDWPAATLELLLYGKRQKPAHPSAQWHKSASYEGLIPRIEAIMNRDSSTYEHDIMRITQTGICPSCKGTRLNEQALSAKIKGTSIAECSSMSIRQLHEWMSGIDAGSSAVIVKEITAKIDNLVKVGLGYLSLDRVTTTLSGGEAQRLKLANYLNSPLSDVLYIFDEPSVGLHPHDLVSVAQIFQGLRDKGNTLVMVDHDPELINIADHVIDMGPGGGSHGGTVTFQGTYSGLLGSDTGTGHALRNRGTMTQGSTADGEFIEIENVTRHNLVNVSARIPRNALSVITGVAGSGKSTLVSEGLLKQQQGILLDQRPIHTTHRSNLLTYLGVFDALRSDFASATNQDPSLFSYNGEGRCPTCKGKGVITLDLAYLADTSAVCEDCNGTRYSKQALRYRHHGLNIAQALALTAQEAQRLYSRSLGPAMRHLQEVGLAYLSIGQSLDTLSGGELQRLKLAKFLMNESTKLLVLDEPTSGLHESNIQQIIDLLKSLIVNRSVTIVVIEHNLRFIGQADWIVDVGPGAGGRRRARPL
- a CDS encoding MarR family winged helix-turn-helix transcriptional regulator gives rise to the protein MKSNDGSSASFNSALMLLQCEFVAERNRVNPQGITWLQYDIMFALTEGSVLPSALSQRLGITRSKLSKNLGELKSLGYVDQVPGTGDRRELQTNLSASGQAFISNVDRQHQELADVARSVWTASEQVQFEKMSQKLVTALRNRRSAK